The Sinomicrobium kalidii genome contains a region encoding:
- a CDS encoding amidohydrolase → MKKTLLSLLVLTLILHSCRKKEPVDTVVVNANVYTVNGAFAKAEAFAVKDGRFVAVGSEEEITRKFTAGEIVDANGKTIVPGFIDAHCHFYGLGLNQQRVDLRGTVSFDEIVQKVTAFQEEKQQNIILGSGWDQNDWEVKTFPDKEKLDELFPDIPVVLERIDGHAYLVNQKVLDMAGITGETVTNNGEIVLKDGEPTGILVDGPMAGVDSVLPPPDRKTQIQALADAEEICFGYGLTTVNDAGLSREIIELIDSLQRMDAMDMRVYAMVSNTKEDVNYYLSRGVQKSDKLNVRSIKVYADGALGSRGAALKAPYTDKPGHYGAMVTPVSEIEALAEKIAASDYQMNTHAIGDSANVAVLRAYSDVLKSKEDRRWKIEHAQVIAPEDLDYFEKGIIPSVQPTHATSDMYWAEDRLGEKRVKGAYAYKTLLDKAGIIALGTDFPVEHVNPFYTFYAAVARKDLEGYPDNGFQPGNALSREEALKGMTIWAAYSNFEENEKGSIEPGKLADFIILDKDIMEVPPEEIPGMKVEGTFVGGKKVY, encoded by the coding sequence ATGAAAAAAACACTGCTTTCCCTTTTGGTACTTACACTTATTTTGCATTCCTGCAGGAAAAAGGAACCTGTGGATACCGTAGTTGTCAATGCCAATGTATATACGGTAAACGGTGCTTTTGCGAAAGCTGAAGCATTTGCCGTAAAAGACGGCAGATTCGTTGCCGTTGGCAGTGAAGAAGAAATAACAAGAAAATTTACGGCCGGAGAGATTGTCGACGCCAACGGGAAAACGATAGTCCCCGGATTTATTGATGCACATTGTCATTTTTACGGATTGGGGCTGAACCAACAGCGCGTTGACCTCAGGGGAACCGTGAGTTTTGATGAGATTGTGCAAAAGGTTACTGCCTTTCAGGAAGAAAAACAACAAAATATCATCCTGGGCAGCGGATGGGACCAGAACGACTGGGAAGTAAAAACATTCCCGGATAAGGAAAAACTGGATGAACTTTTCCCGGATATTCCCGTAGTGCTGGAGCGTATTGACGGTCATGCCTACCTGGTGAACCAAAAAGTCCTGGATATGGCCGGGATTACGGGAGAGACCGTTACGAATAACGGTGAGATCGTGCTGAAAGACGGAGAACCTACGGGAATACTCGTAGACGGCCCCATGGCCGGAGTGGATTCGGTACTCCCTCCGCCGGACAGGAAAACGCAGATACAGGCACTTGCGGATGCCGAGGAAATATGTTTTGGTTACGGACTCACCACTGTTAATGATGCCGGGTTGTCCAGGGAAATCATAGAACTTATAGACAGTCTGCAACGGATGGATGCCATGGATATGAGAGTATATGCCATGGTGAGCAATACTAAGGAAGATGTGAACTATTACCTGTCAAGAGGGGTACAAAAGAGCGATAAACTGAATGTGCGTTCCATAAAAGTATATGCTGACGGCGCTTTGGGGTCAAGAGGGGCCGCCCTGAAAGCTCCTTATACTGACAAGCCCGGGCATTACGGGGCGATGGTCACTCCCGTTTCGGAAATTGAGGCCCTCGCCGAAAAAATAGCTGCATCCGATTACCAGATGAATACCCATGCCATAGGAGATTCGGCCAATGTTGCCGTGCTCCGGGCATATTCCGATGTGCTGAAAAGCAAAGAGGACAGGAGATGGAAAATAGAACACGCCCAGGTGATCGCCCCTGAAGATCTTGATTATTTTGAAAAAGGGATCATACCCTCCGTTCAGCCTACGCATGCTACCAGCGATATGTACTGGGCGGAAGACAGGCTCGGCGAAAAACGCGTAAAAGGGGCCTATGCCTATAAAACCCTGTTGGACAAAGCCGGAATCATAGCTTTGGGCACTGATTTCCCGGTAGAACACGTAAATCCGTTTTATACGTTCTATGCCGCGGTAGCACGCAAAGACCTGGAAGGATATCCCGATAACGGGTTTCAGCCCGGGAATGCGCTAAGCAGGGAAGAAGCTTTAAAAGGAATGACCATATGGGCCGCGTATTCCAACTTCGAGGAAAACGAAAAAGGAAGTATAGAACCGGGCAAACTGGCGGATTTTATTATACTGGACAAAGACATTATGGAAGTTCCTCCGGAAGAGATCCCCGGAATGAAGGTGGAAGGGACTTTTGTAGGCGGAAAGAAGGTGTATTAA
- a CDS encoding D-alanine--D-alanine ligase gives MKKNIAILMGGYSSEYEISLKSGNVVYRHLNREVYNPFRIHIFRDKWVYVNNDEAEFPVDRHDFSIAPEGKKINFDGVFIAIHGSPGEDGYIQAYLDLLDIPHTSCGFYQAALTFNKRDCLSVLKAYGIPCATSFYLNKGDAVNTNDIIAKVGLPCFVKANKAGSSFGISKVNEKKDLSAAIAHSFKEDDEIIIESFLDGTEVSVGVIQYKGETTVLPVTEIVSENDFFDFNAKYLGQSQEITPARLSAEMTAKVSDMARKVYEILKLKGFSRSEYIIVNNVPHLLEVNTVPGLTAESILPQQAREAGISPEELFNNAIEALRL, from the coding sequence ATGAAAAAAAATATTGCGATCCTGATGGGGGGATATTCCAGCGAATACGAAATCTCCCTGAAAAGCGGTAACGTGGTTTACCGGCATTTGAACCGCGAGGTTTACAATCCTTTCCGAATCCATATCTTCCGGGACAAGTGGGTTTATGTAAATAACGACGAAGCGGAATTCCCGGTAGACAGGCACGATTTCAGTATAGCACCGGAAGGTAAAAAGATAAATTTCGACGGTGTTTTCATCGCCATACACGGTTCGCCGGGCGAGGACGGTTATATACAGGCCTACCTGGACCTCCTGGACATTCCGCATACCTCCTGCGGATTTTACCAGGCCGCCCTTACGTTCAACAAACGGGATTGTCTTTCGGTACTGAAAGCCTACGGTATCCCATGCGCCACTTCCTTTTACCTCAACAAGGGGGATGCTGTTAACACAAATGATATCATAGCCAAGGTAGGGCTTCCGTGTTTTGTCAAGGCCAACAAGGCAGGGTCCAGTTTCGGAATATCAAAGGTCAATGAGAAGAAGGACCTTTCAGCTGCCATAGCACACTCCTTCAAAGAGGATGACGAGATCATTATAGAATCCTTCCTGGACGGAACGGAAGTATCGGTAGGCGTTATTCAGTATAAAGGTGAAACTACCGTACTGCCCGTTACCGAAATCGTGTCGGAAAACGATTTTTTCGACTTTAACGCCAAATACCTCGGCCAGTCGCAGGAGATTACCCCGGCAAGGCTGAGTGCGGAAATGACGGCAAAAGTATCGGACATGGCCAGAAAGGTCTATGAAATATTAAAATTGAAAGGCTTCAGCCGCAGTGAATACATTATTGTAAACAATGTGCCCCACCTGCTGGAAGTAAATACCGTTCCGGGACTTACAGCAGAGAGTATTTTACCGCAACAGGCCCGGGAAGCAGGTATTTCGCCGGAGGAACTCTTTAATAATGCCATAGAGGCCCTTCGCCTTTAG
- a CDS encoding mechanosensitive ion channel family protein, which produces MKNPLKNLKQFVFPILTFVLSVVISLFKSTFYSMDAGIGQIAEKLAVILLITSFAWAAIIVTGIVKKLFLRHADITVENNLHSRKLYTQYNIIERIVVFIIILVAIALVLMSFENIRRIGISIFASAGVAGIILGLAAQKVFGSMLAGLQIAFTQPIRVDDVVVVEGEWGRIEEITLTYVVIRIWDLRRLVVPSTYFIEHPFQNWTRTSAEILGTVFIYTDYSVDFDRIREELTRLLERSRLWDGKVNVLQVTDAKENRVEVRALMSTRNSSDAWDLRVYVREQLLCFLQREFPDSLPKTRVFVENNKPGSVDAF; this is translated from the coding sequence ATGAAAAATCCCCTGAAAAACCTGAAACAATTCGTGTTTCCTATCTTGACCTTTGTGTTATCGGTAGTGATCTCCCTGTTTAAAAGCACTTTTTACAGTATGGATGCGGGAATAGGGCAGATCGCGGAAAAACTCGCAGTAATACTGCTCATTACCAGTTTTGCCTGGGCGGCCATCATTGTTACCGGAATCGTCAAGAAGCTTTTCCTGAGGCATGCGGACATCACGGTAGAAAACAACCTGCATTCCCGGAAACTTTACACGCAATACAACATCATAGAACGAATTGTCGTATTTATTATCATCCTCGTGGCCATAGCGCTGGTACTCATGTCTTTTGAAAATATCCGGAGGATAGGGATCAGTATATTTGCTTCGGCGGGTGTAGCGGGGATTATCCTGGGGCTTGCTGCGCAGAAAGTTTTCGGTTCCATGCTGGCCGGTCTTCAGATAGCTTTTACACAACCCATCCGGGTGGATGATGTTGTGGTCGTGGAAGGCGAATGGGGGCGTATTGAAGAAATCACATTAACTTATGTTGTAATAAGAATATGGGATTTGCGGAGACTGGTAGTCCCTTCAACCTATTTTATCGAACACCCTTTTCAAAACTGGACGCGCACCAGTGCGGAGATACTGGGAACCGTATTTATCTACACCGATTATTCCGTCGATTTTGATCGCATTCGGGAAGAACTTACACGTTTGCTCGAACGCTCCCGGCTTTGGGACGGAAAGGTCAATGTCCTGCAGGTCACGGATGCCAAAGAGAACAGGGTAGAGGTGCGGGCCCTGATGAGCACGCGCAATTCTTCGGATGCCTGGGACCTCAGGGTGTATGTCCGTGAACAACTGCTCTGCTTCCTGCAGCGCGAGTTTCCCGACAGCCTGCCGAAGACCAGGGTATTTGTGGAAAACAACAAACCGGGAAGCGTTGATGCGTTCTGA
- a CDS encoding amidohydrolase: MIENITIDTDKLVRLRKYLHRHPEVSGNEYETAKTILSLLREYTPDEIIENLGGTGIAAVYEGKEKGNTVLIRCELDALPIPEINTFDYRSESKGVSHKCGHDGHMTMVAGLAGLLHKQRPDKGRVVLLFQPSEEDGNGARSVLSDTRFREITPDYVFALHNLPGFPKGQIVIKDGVFTPAVNSIIIALEGKTAHAGEPEKGINPAHTIATIIQEFQALVKPDLASDDFCQVAPIHIRMGEKAYGVSAGEGEIHFTIRCKGNDNMKKIEEIAEKTARETARKYGLKVNISWTQSFYANENNTQAVAWMREAATEQGFDLHEKDTPFGWGEDFGLFTQKYPGAMFGLGAGENTPALHNPDYDFPDEIIPVGIRMFYELIKKATSGER, translated from the coding sequence ATGATCGAAAATATTACTATCGACACGGATAAACTGGTCCGGCTGCGGAAGTACCTGCACCGGCACCCGGAAGTATCGGGCAACGAATATGAAACGGCAAAGACCATACTATCCCTTTTACGGGAATACACCCCCGACGAAATTATAGAAAACCTCGGCGGAACCGGGATAGCTGCTGTTTACGAAGGGAAGGAAAAAGGCAATACCGTCCTGATCCGCTGTGAACTGGACGCCCTGCCCATCCCGGAGATCAATACCTTCGACTACCGTTCCGAAAGCAAGGGTGTGTCGCACAAATGCGGACACGATGGGCATATGACCATGGTAGCAGGGCTGGCCGGGTTACTGCACAAACAACGCCCTGACAAAGGCCGGGTTGTTCTGCTTTTCCAGCCTTCGGAGGAAGACGGGAACGGGGCAAGAAGTGTGCTTTCCGATACCAGATTCAGGGAAATCACCCCCGATTATGTCTTTGCCCTCCACAATCTTCCCGGATTTCCCAAAGGACAGATCGTTATTAAGGATGGGGTTTTTACCCCTGCGGTCAACAGTATTATAATTGCCCTGGAAGGAAAAACCGCCCATGCGGGGGAACCTGAAAAAGGGATCAACCCTGCTCATACTATTGCAACCATCATACAGGAATTTCAGGCACTCGTAAAACCTGACCTGGCCTCTGACGACTTTTGCCAGGTAGCGCCGATACATATAAGAATGGGCGAAAAGGCCTATGGCGTGTCGGCCGGTGAGGGAGAGATCCACTTTACCATTCGCTGCAAGGGAAATGACAACATGAAAAAGATAGAAGAAATTGCAGAAAAAACGGCCCGGGAAACCGCCCGTAAATACGGTTTGAAAGTCAATATTTCCTGGACCCAGAGTTTTTATGCCAATGAAAATAATACACAGGCCGTAGCGTGGATGCGGGAAGCAGCCACTGAACAAGGGTTTGACCTGCACGAAAAAGACACCCCTTTTGGCTGGGGCGAGGATTTCGGCCTGTTCACCCAAAAATACCCCGGTGCCATGTTCGGCCTCGGCGCAGGGGAAAATACCCCTGCCCTGCACAACCCGGACTACGATTTTCCGGATGAGATCATCCCCGTAGGTATCCGGATGTTTTACGAACTGATTAAAAAAGCAACCTCCGGGGAACGGTGA
- the alr gene encoding alanine racemase produces MHTNSTIELSLSALKKNLYFLKRTFGRNVKISSVVKGNAYGHGIREFATMALHCGINHFSVFDSHEAKKVKQVVKKNTEIMIMGFVDDEAITWAIDHNVSFFVFEKDRLRKAIKAAKKLGKKAGVHIEVETGMNRTGFGMREIPGVIRLLQKEKEHVTLKGLCTHYAGAESIANYYRVTEQIKVFKKVHSQFNREGLHPETRHTACSAAAMMYPETRMDMVRIGIMQYGLWPSPETFVSLLNKRKSKADPLERVIAWKSEVMSIKKVKAGDFIGYGTHFMAKQKVKIAIVPIGYSHGYSRSLSNQGRVLIHGRRCVVVGSVGMNMMIVDVSQILDLKKGDEVVMIGAQGQDDMSVASFSDYSDQLNYELLARLSRDIPRKIVD; encoded by the coding sequence ATGCATACGAACTCCACGATAGAACTCAGCCTGTCCGCATTGAAGAAGAACCTCTATTTTTTAAAACGGACCTTTGGGCGGAATGTAAAAATATCTTCGGTAGTCAAGGGTAATGCATACGGACATGGCATCAGGGAATTTGCTACCATGGCCCTGCACTGCGGTATTAATCATTTTTCTGTTTTTGATTCCCACGAAGCGAAAAAGGTAAAACAGGTAGTGAAGAAAAACACCGAGATCATGATTATGGGGTTTGTAGACGACGAGGCCATTACCTGGGCAATTGACCATAACGTTTCCTTTTTCGTCTTTGAAAAGGACCGCTTACGAAAGGCTATAAAAGCTGCCAAAAAACTGGGGAAAAAGGCCGGAGTACATATTGAAGTCGAAACCGGAATGAACCGCACGGGTTTCGGGATGCGGGAAATCCCGGGGGTGATACGGTTGTTGCAAAAAGAGAAAGAACACGTAACCCTCAAGGGCCTGTGCACACATTACGCAGGAGCGGAAAGCATAGCCAACTACTACCGGGTCACAGAGCAGATAAAAGTATTCAAAAAAGTACACAGCCAGTTCAACAGGGAGGGCCTCCACCCGGAGACACGACACACGGCCTGTTCTGCCGCGGCCATGATGTACCCCGAAACCCGTATGGACATGGTGCGGATCGGCATCATGCAATATGGTTTGTGGCCCAGCCCGGAAACCTTTGTAAGCCTGCTGAACAAACGAAAAAGCAAGGCTGACCCTCTGGAAAGGGTCATTGCATGGAAAAGCGAAGTAATGAGTATAAAAAAAGTAAAGGCCGGGGATTTTATAGGGTATGGTACCCATTTTATGGCGAAACAAAAAGTGAAGATCGCCATAGTCCCCATCGGGTATTCGCACGGTTACAGCCGCTCGCTCAGCAACCAGGGCCGGGTGCTGATACACGGCCGCAGATGTGTGGTGGTAGGCAGTGTGGGCATGAATATGATGATCGTCGATGTGTCCCAGATACTCGACCTTAAAAAGGGAGATGAAGTGGTTATGATCGGTGCCCAGGGACAGGACGATATGTCCGTAGCTTCCTTCAGTGATTACAGTGACCAGTTGAACTACGAACTCCTAGCCAGGTTATCCAGGGATATCCCGCGAAAAATTGTAGACTGA
- a CDS encoding TIGR00266 family protein, translating to MTAHEIDYHIYGEEMQYVEIELDPQEAVVAEAGSFMMMDNGIKMDTIFGDGSNQDKGVLGKLFSAGKRLLTGESLFMTAFLNVEGGKKKVSFASPYPGKIVPIDLTNYGGKFICQKDAFLCAAKGVSVGIEFSKRLGRGFFGGEGFIMQKLEGDGMAFVHAGGTMARKELAPGEVLKVDTGCIVGFTKDVDYNIEFIGGIKNTVFGGEGLFFATLRGPGIVYIQSLPFSRLAGRVWAAAPRGGGKDKGEGSVLGGLGDMLSGDNRF from the coding sequence ATGACAGCGCACGAAATAGATTACCACATTTACGGGGAAGAGATGCAGTATGTAGAGATTGAACTCGACCCGCAGGAAGCAGTAGTGGCCGAGGCGGGCAGCTTTATGATGATGGACAACGGTATAAAAATGGACACCATCTTCGGGGATGGATCGAATCAAGACAAAGGAGTGTTGGGAAAACTGTTCTCTGCAGGGAAACGTTTGCTTACCGGGGAAAGCCTTTTCATGACGGCTTTTCTGAATGTAGAGGGCGGAAAGAAAAAAGTGAGCTTTGCTTCTCCCTATCCCGGCAAGATCGTTCCCATTGACCTTACCAATTACGGCGGAAAATTTATCTGCCAGAAAGATGCCTTCCTCTGTGCCGCAAAAGGCGTGAGCGTGGGGATAGAGTTTTCAAAACGCCTGGGACGCGGATTCTTTGGCGGGGAAGGCTTTATCATGCAGAAACTGGAAGGCGACGGTATGGCCTTTGTCCATGCCGGGGGGACCATGGCCCGGAAAGAACTGGCTCCCGGAGAAGTACTGAAGGTAGATACCGGTTGTATCGTAGGTTTTACCAAAGATGTGGATTACAATATTGAATTTATAGGAGGTATTAAAAACACGGTTTTCGGAGGCGAAGGCCTTTTCTTTGCCACCTTGCGCGGCCCCGGAATTGTTTACATACAGTCACTGCCGTTCAGCCGGCTTGCAGGAAGGGTATGGGCCGCAGCACCGCGGGGCGGTGGTAAGGATAAGGGAGAAGGCAGTGTTCTCGGCGGTCTGGGCGATATGCTCAGTGGCGATAACCGGTTTTAA
- a CDS encoding PASTA domain-containing protein produces the protein MNIFKFLTSKTFLTQIIIAVVVVIALILLALQWLKTTTNHGEFVTVPDLSKKTLNEVKQTLENADLRFEVLDSANFNPGYPRYSVIEQEPGGGSTVKRNRKIYLTINPSGYREVSVPNIIQVTRRNAESMLRAVGLEVGRVEYIDEIGKDMVYYIQHEGRKIAPGDQFPKTTRIDLVCGNGGEEEKKKEEETEGEEPGDVNSESDGGA, from the coding sequence ATGAACATTTTTAAATTCCTGACGAGTAAAACCTTTCTGACCCAGATTATCATAGCGGTGGTCGTCGTAATAGCCCTTATTCTTCTGGCGCTGCAATGGCTTAAGACCACTACCAATCACGGTGAGTTTGTTACGGTGCCCGATCTTTCCAAAAAGACCCTTAACGAGGTGAAACAAACCCTGGAGAATGCAGACCTTCGGTTTGAAGTACTGGATTCTGCGAACTTCAACCCCGGGTATCCGAGGTATTCGGTGATTGAACAGGAACCCGGCGGGGGCAGCACGGTAAAGCGGAACAGGAAAATATACCTTACCATAAACCCTTCGGGCTACCGGGAGGTAAGTGTGCCCAATATCATACAGGTTACCCGGCGCAATGCCGAATCCATGTTGCGTGCGGTAGGCCTGGAAGTGGGTAGGGTGGAATATATAGACGAGATAGGTAAGGACATGGTCTATTATATACAACACGAAGGCAGGAAGATTGCCCCGGGCGACCAGTTTCCCAAAACGACCAGAATAGACCTCGTATGCGGGAATGGCGGAGAAGAGGAAAAGAAAAAAGAAGAAGAAACAGAAGGAGAGGAACCCGGGGATGTAAACAGTGAAAGTGATGGCGGAGCATAA
- the coaD gene encoding pantetheine-phosphate adenylyltransferase → MKRAIFPGSFDPITLGHYDIITRGLTLFDELIIAIGINAEKKYMFSVEERKHFIEEAFREIPKIKVMTYEGLTVDFCKKINAGFILRGLRNPADFEFEKAIAHTNRKLSEIETVFLLTSSGKSYISSSIVRDVIRNGGDYTGLVPETVRVKK, encoded by the coding sequence ATGAAACGAGCAATTTTTCCGGGGTCATTTGATCCCATCACTTTAGGACATTACGACATTATCACACGGGGATTGACCCTGTTTGACGAACTCATTATCGCCATCGGGATCAATGCCGAAAAAAAGTACATGTTTTCCGTAGAAGAAAGAAAACACTTCATAGAAGAGGCTTTCCGGGAAATTCCCAAGATAAAGGTCATGACCTACGAGGGATTAACCGTTGATTTCTGCAAAAAGATCAATGCCGGGTTTATCCTGAGGGGCCTGCGCAACCCGGCCGATTTCGAATTTGAAAAGGCCATTGCCCATACCAACCGTAAACTGTCGGAAATAGAAACAGTATTCCTGCTTACTTCTTCCGGGAAATCGTATATCAGTTCTTCCATTGTACGAGATGTTATCCGCAACGGAGGGGACTACACAGGTTTGGTGCCGGAAACCGTAAGGGTGAAAAAATAA
- a CDS encoding bifunctional transcriptional activator/DNA repair enzyme AdaA: MLITEKNKIERFYKALLERDSEHLGVFYVCVKTTKVFCIATCRARKPKPENVFFCTTAKEALQHGYRPCKVCRPTENVDEPPEEARELMKMVAAHPEKRISDGDIRKMGFAPEKIRRWFKKHHGITFQTYQRMIRINTALRELKKGTRVTASAFDSGYESLSGFGTAFKNVFGVAPEDAYKRNVIYIHRITTPLGPMFACATEKGLCLLEFTDRRMLEFEFRDLSKRLRAVIISGSNIHLETTEKQIDEYFEGKRKEFDIPLVTPGTDFQQKVWLKLQDIPYGATRTYGEQAVAIGQPTATRAVARANGFNRISVIIPCHRIIGANGQLTGYGGGIPRKKWLLEHEGKHK, from the coding sequence ATGCTGATCACAGAAAAAAATAAAATAGAACGGTTTTATAAGGCCCTGCTGGAAAGGGACAGCGAGCACTTAGGTGTTTTCTACGTATGTGTAAAAACCACGAAGGTATTTTGTATAGCCACCTGCCGGGCCCGGAAACCCAAACCGGAAAATGTATTTTTCTGTACCACTGCAAAGGAGGCCCTTCAACACGGTTACCGTCCCTGTAAGGTATGCAGGCCTACAGAGAACGTGGATGAACCGCCGGAAGAAGCCAGGGAATTAATGAAAATGGTAGCGGCACATCCGGAGAAAAGAATTTCCGATGGTGACATCCGGAAAATGGGTTTTGCCCCGGAAAAAATAAGGAGGTGGTTTAAGAAACACCACGGGATCACGTTTCAGACCTACCAAAGGATGATCCGGATCAACACGGCTTTACGGGAATTGAAAAAAGGCACACGGGTCACGGCTTCGGCCTTTGATTCGGGCTATGAATCCCTCAGCGGTTTCGGTACGGCTTTTAAGAATGTTTTCGGGGTGGCCCCTGAAGATGCTTACAAACGCAATGTCATATATATTCACAGGATCACCACCCCGCTGGGCCCCATGTTTGCCTGTGCTACGGAGAAGGGGCTTTGCTTGCTTGAATTTACGGACCGGAGGATGCTGGAGTTTGAATTCAGGGATTTGTCCAAAAGGCTCAGGGCCGTAATAATCTCGGGCAGCAATATTCATCTGGAAACCACAGAAAAACAGATCGACGAATATTTCGAAGGAAAAAGAAAGGAATTTGATATCCCCCTGGTGACCCCGGGAACGGATTTCCAGCAGAAAGTCTGGCTAAAACTTCAGGACATACCTTATGGAGCTACCCGTACCTACGGGGAGCAGGCCGTTGCTATAGGTCAACCTACGGCAACGAGGGCGGTGGCCCGGGCCAATGGCTTTAACCGTATTTCCGTTATTATACCCTGCCACAGGATTATAGGGGCTAACGGACAACTGACCGGGTACGGCGGTGGAATCCCCCGGAAAAAGTGGTTGCTGGAACACGAAGGAAAACATAAGTGA
- a CDS encoding RluA family pseudouridine synthase, producing the protein MAEHNDIEEQDDELYEHYSFKAGKGQEPLRVDKYLMNFIENATRNKIQQAAKNGNIRVNGTAVKSNYRVKADDEVKVMFEHPPYEFLLTPENIPLDIVYEDDALLVVNKPAGMVVHPGHGNYSGTLINALVYHFDNLPENSDERPGLVHRIDKDTSGLLVIAKTEQAMTHLAKQFFDKTSEREYTALVWGNVEEDEGMVEGHIGRHPKNRLQMAVFEDGSHGKEAITHYKVIERFGYVTLVSCRLETGRTHQIRVHMKHIGHTLFNDERYGGEKILKGTTFTKYKQFVENCFKILPRQALHARTLGFKHPETGEFLRFDSPLPEDVTACVEKWRNYARHREV; encoded by the coding sequence ATGGCGGAGCATAACGATATCGAAGAACAGGACGACGAATTATACGAACACTACAGTTTTAAGGCAGGTAAGGGACAGGAGCCACTGAGGGTAGACAAATACCTGATGAACTTTATTGAGAATGCTACGCGGAACAAAATACAGCAGGCCGCCAAAAACGGTAATATCCGGGTCAACGGTACTGCGGTGAAATCCAATTACCGGGTAAAGGCCGACGATGAAGTCAAGGTAATGTTTGAACACCCGCCCTATGAATTTCTCCTTACTCCGGAAAACATTCCCCTGGATATTGTGTATGAAGACGATGCATTGCTGGTGGTGAACAAACCGGCGGGGATGGTGGTACACCCGGGCCATGGCAACTACAGCGGAACACTTATCAACGCACTTGTCTACCACTTTGACAACCTTCCTGAAAACAGCGATGAACGTCCCGGCCTGGTGCATCGCATTGACAAAGACACGAGCGGGTTGCTGGTCATAGCAAAAACAGAACAGGCCATGACACACCTGGCCAAACAGTTTTTTGACAAAACCAGCGAGCGGGAATATACAGCCCTGGTATGGGGAAATGTGGAAGAAGACGAAGGGATGGTGGAAGGCCATATAGGCAGGCATCCCAAAAACCGCTTACAAATGGCCGTTTTTGAGGATGGCTCGCACGGTAAGGAGGCCATAACACATTACAAGGTGATCGAACGCTTCGGGTACGTGACCCTGGTATCCTGCAGGTTGGAAACCGGACGTACGCACCAGATAAGAGTGCACATGAAGCACATTGGCCATACTCTGTTCAACGACGAACGCTACGGAGGTGAAAAGATACTGAAGGGGACCACCTTCACCAAGTACAAACAGTTTGTGGAAAATTGTTTTAAAATATTGCCGAGACAGGCATTACACGCCAGAACCCTGGGATTTAAACACCCGGAAACCGGGGAATTCTTACGTTTTGACTCTCCGCTACCGGAAGATGTGACGGCCTGTGTGGAAAAGTGGCGAAATTATGCCCGGCATCGTGAGGTATAA
- a CDS encoding isocitrate lyase/PEP mutase family protein translates to MSKYEKFLQLHHRPAPLMLGNVWDAKSAEIIEQNGFEALGTSSAAISHMLGYDDGENLSFDELLFVVKRIIAKVNIPLSVDIEGGYGRNVSEIIGNIEKLHQLGVAGINIEDSKVRTQRELLPAEDFAGLIREIKDHLNRKAKAMFINARTDTFILEVPDAAEETVRRARLYEEAGADGLFVPFIAGEDAVKQVVSATALPVNVLRMPDLPSFDILSEWGVKRISTGNFIHSQLMDIFTQKINHIRARGSFNTLFENADHRKK, encoded by the coding sequence ATGAGCAAATACGAAAAATTTTTACAATTGCACCATCGCCCCGCGCCGTTGATGCTGGGGAATGTCTGGGACGCAAAAAGCGCTGAAATTATAGAACAAAACGGGTTTGAAGCCCTGGGCACTTCAAGTGCGGCCATTTCGCATATGTTGGGTTATGACGACGGGGAAAACCTGTCTTTTGACGAATTGTTATTCGTGGTTAAAAGAATAATTGCCAAAGTGAATATACCGCTGTCGGTGGATATTGAAGGTGGTTATGGAAGAAACGTGTCCGAAATCATCGGGAATATCGAAAAACTGCATCAACTGGGAGTAGCCGGGATCAATATTGAGGATTCGAAGGTACGAACGCAAAGAGAACTCCTTCCGGCCGAAGATTTTGCAGGGCTTATCCGGGAGATAAAAGACCATTTGAACCGAAAAGCAAAAGCGATGTTTATCAATGCCAGGACAGATACTTTTATTCTCGAAGTGCCTGATGCAGCCGAAGAGACGGTAAGAAGGGCCCGATTATATGAAGAAGCCGGGGCCGACGGGCTTTTTGTGCCTTTTATAGCCGGGGAGGATGCTGTAAAACAGGTCGTATCAGCCACCGCGTTACCCGTAAATGTGTTGCGTATGCCCGACCTGCCTTCGTTTGATATCTTGTCGGAATGGGGGGTTAAGCGGATAAGCACCGGCAATTTCATCCATTCGCAGCTAATGGATATATTTACACAAAAGATAAACCACATACGGGCCCGGGGCTCGTTCAATACCCTGTTTGAAAATGCTGATCACAGAAAAAAATAA